TGCCATGCTTACTCCGTACCATTCTGGCCATATTCCATTGTGGGTTCAAGTTAGCTTACATGACTCCACCTGTGCAAGATTTCATTTTAAGATTCCAAATATTGGACTAGGAGAGCTGTGCATGGTAGTCCGATTCAATTCCAAATTAACTAGTATTTGACTAAATTCAGGAGCTGACAGCAATGATAAACCTTGGAAGATAACCTCACACCGTCTCTTCGTCCTAACAACTAGCCTTGCGCAGACATATTGATTTTTCGATATTCTGGTGTAATGAATTGATGAGAAACCGTCATGCTAATCACTCATGCTCCCCATTATGTTAACAGAGCTTGTGTTGAAGAATGTCAAAGGACGGGTTCCCTGAAGGAGACTTCTGTTAAACACTGTATGGTGCCAACTAATGGCCAGCCTGCTGATAAATCATGGTACACACATGAGCCTTTGTACTTGCAATGGAAAGAGTGGAACTGCAAGAGTGAATGCAGGTACCACTGTATGATGGAAAGGGAAAATGAAAGGAAAGAGCTTAGCCTACAGCCGGTTAAGTATCATGGCAAATGGCCTTTGCAGCGTGCTTCCGTGTTTCAGGTAGTTTGTTATTACTTTGAGCTACTGTTATCATTTCTTCACTTCTATAGTTTTGTATCTTATTAGTCTTTCATGTTTCTTTTCACTTTCTTACACGCCTTCTGTTCTTTCATTCACAGGAACCTTTATCTGCTGCTCTCTCTGCTCTCACTCTTGTTGTGCAATTTAATGGGTGGCTATCATTTTTCCTGTTGCTTTATTACAAGCTACCTCTAAGGCCAGTAACTCATAAGACATACTATGAATATACTAGTTTGTGGCACATTTATGGGCTCCTAGCCATGAATTCGTGGTTCTGGAGGTTCATATATCACAGTTGGTAGGTTCAATCCACAATGTAATAAAGATAGATTGTCTGTCGGTAACTCACTGACCCAGATCTTCTATCTATTACAGTGATACCATTTGGACAGAGAAGCTATATTTTTCATCAGCTGCTGCCTTTCTGGGTTACTCTCTCATTTTGGCGATACTGCGGACTTTGAATTTGAGGGATGAAGCTTCTAGAGTTATGGTTGCAGCTCCTATTCTGGCTTTTGTGACAACACACGTTTTGTACCTCAACTTTTATGAACTTGACAAAGGTAATCTTCAGCACGACAACTGATAACTGCACCCCAGATATTCTGAATAGTGGCATTTTTCCGGTTCACTTAGCATAGCACTTCTTTTTTAGAACTAAGTACCGTTAGTCCAGGTTCTGATCCTTAAAAATTCATCAGAGCAGGGATCAAAATTTTGGTACCTGGATGGTTGGTTACTGGATTTTCTCGACCAAATTTTTTCTAACTCAAGTTTGAACTTCTGCTAACAATTCTGAATTTTCCTgcaatacatataaatggtggaGTCAGAATATAGATGGAGAAACCCCACgaaatatcaaatttgaattcaggCTCACGAATTTGTTCTTTGGTCCAGCGTAGGTGGAATAGTGTGGTGCTTTATTTGAGCTTGTTACCTTGTAAATGCGAACTCTTTCCCATTTTCACGGGATATGAATGTTGAACAGCCAACACATGCAGCACAGCTCAATGTCTTACCTTTTAAACCTTGCAGGCCTCAACATGAAGGTGTGTACTGCTATTAGCATATCTCAGTTTCTCCTGTGGGCATTGTGGGCTGTCATGGCTAGGCATCCGTCACGCATGAAGATCATATTTGTAGCTATTGGGGGCATCGTTTCAGTATTTCTGGAAGCTTATGACATCCCTCCACAATGGGGGTACGTGGATGGCCGTGTAATCTGCCTTGCTGTGGCTATTCCCCTGTCGTACCTTTGGTGGAGCTTCGCCAAGGAAGATGCTGAGGTGCGCACATCAGCAATCATGAAGAAGACACGATAACGCCTGGTAGGGCAAATACCATCTGCCGTTTGTGTGATAATCTATGCCTTCACTGCCCCAGCCCTTGTAAAGATGAAGGTTTTCATGTAATTTTAGGCAACTTAGTATGTGAATTATCGCCCTTTTTTCCACAATGTTTCTTGCCTTAGTTCAAAAGGCCATATGGTTTAAGTGGCCACTTATATTCTTTAATTTTTGTAAGGCAACTGAACACTTGGTAGGTCGTGCTGTCATTTCTTATAGATGTACCATAACAATGTTTTTCCTTTGCTTCCGTTTGTTATTCCTTGGAGATCTTGAACAGGTCGGCGTGTGATTATAACATGCAACAACTGTATAAGGGAAAGTCTTACCGTCAGTCCACTGAAAATCCCTAAAATTTCAGTCAACTTGCTGACCGCCATTCGTTGCTCTGTGACTTGGGAGGTCCTATATGGATAGGCTGTGGatttagagtttttggttgtaCGAGAAAACGGTTgtggtttttgaattttaattatTGGTTTTTACGATAAAtatttagcttctcagcacattaAAAGATAAAAAAGCTACTCACAATCTGTTTCTCagtttatataatttattttagtcATAACCATTTCCTCAGTAGTAAAAAATCATTAGAAGTCGAAGCCAAAAACTAACCTCTTATATAACTTCtgttttttttcaagaaaaagccAGAAAAAAAGTCTGGAAGCATTAGAGGGATGACAAAGGGTGGTGGTAGGAGAGCTGGTGGGCGGCGACAGGGAGGGGTGACGAGATGGCGATGGCACCCTAAGAGTCGTTGGATAGGCAAGCAGCCGGTGGGCAATGTTGGCAACGGGGTGAGGATAACAAAAAGGTTAGCATGACAGTAGTGAATCTAACGGAGAGGAGGGCAGGGCAAGAGCAGATGTTAGCGACAAGGTGAGCGTAACAGAAAGGTTAGCATGGCAGCTGCGAATCCAGTGGGGAGGAGAGCAGGGCGGAGGAGCCAGATGACGACGCAGTGGAGGCATACATGGTGACGAAGACATCAAGAAACTGGTGGAGAAGAAAGACCGAGGAAGGAGACCAGCCGTCCGATGCTCATCATAAGGCTGATATTTATCTACTACTAATTCGGT
The nucleotide sequence above comes from Phragmites australis chromosome 4, lpPhrAust1.1, whole genome shotgun sequence. Encoded proteins:
- the LOC133917073 gene encoding uncharacterized protein LOC133917073 isoform X1, with the translated sequence MELGRRLWLLLLLLLGLAAFAVAVVEASEGDADPLYKACVEECQRTGSLKETSVKHCMVPTNGQPADKSWYTHEPLYLQWKEWNCKSECRYHCMMERENERKELSLQPVKYHGKWPLQRASVFQEPLSAALSALTLVVQFNGWLSFFLLLYYKLPLRPVTHKTYYEYTSLWHIYGLLAMNSWFWRFIYHSCDTIWTEKLYFSSAAAFLGYSLILAILRTLNLRDEASRVMVAAPILAFVTTHVLYLNFYELDKGLNMKVCTAISISQFLLWALWAVMARHPSRMKIIFVAIGGIVSVFLEAYDIPPQWGYVDGRVICLAVAIPLSYLWWSFAKEDAEVRTSAIMKKTR
- the LOC133917073 gene encoding uncharacterized protein LOC133917073 isoform X2, whose translation is MELGRRLWLLLLLLLGLAAFAVAVVEASEGDADPLYKACVEECQRTGSLKETSVKHCMVPTNGQPADKSWYTHEPLYLQWKEWNCKSECRYHCMMERENERKELSLQPVKYHGKWPLQRASVFQEPLSAALSALTLVVQFNGWLSFFLLLYYKLPLSDTIWTEKLYFSSAAAFLGYSLILAILRTLNLRDEASRVMVAAPILAFVTTHVLYLNFYELDKGLNMKVCTAISISQFLLWALWAVMARHPSRMKIIFVAIGGIVSVFLEAYDIPPQWGYVDGRVICLAVAIPLSYLWWSFAKEDAEVRTSAIMKKTR